The Corallococcus silvisoli genome contains the following window.
GGGGGCGTGACACAATGCGCGCCCATGGCCTCGTCCCCTGAAATCGGTGTCTTCGGCGCGGGCAGCATCGGCTGTTACGTCGGTGGCCGGCTCGCGGCGACGGGCGCGGCGGTGCGCTTCGTTGGCCGCGAGCGCGTGGTGGAGGAGGTCCGCGCCCACGGGCTGCACCTGACGGACTGGCGGGGCGCGGACTTGAAGGTGCCCGCGGCGGAGGTGCGCATCGGCACGGAGCCGGAGGCGCTGGCCACGGCGGACCTGGTGCTCGTCACGGTGAAGTCCGCGGCGACCGAGGAGGCGGGGCGGACGCTCGCGTCGTGGCTCAAGCCCGGCGCCAGCGTCATCAGCTTCCAGAACGGCTTGCACAACGCGGAGGTGCTGCGCGGCCTGCTGCCCGGCCGCACGGTGCTCACCGGCATGGTGCCCTTCAACGTCGCGGCGCAGGGGAGGGGCGGCTTTCACGCGGGCTCGGAGGGCACCCTGGAGGTGGCCCGGCACGCGGCGCTCGCGCCCTTCCTGGAGGACTTCGCCCGGGCGGGGCTCCCGTTGAAGCAGCACGCGGACATCCTCGCGGTCCAGTGGGCGAAGCTGCTGTTCAACCTCAACAACGCGCTCAACGCGCTGGCGGACCTGCCGTTGAAGCAGGAGCTGTCCCAGCGCGCCTGGCGGCGGTGTCTGGCGCTCGCGCAGGCAGAGGCGCTGGCGGTGCTGGACCGGGCCGGGGTGAGGCCCGCGAAGCTGACGCCGCTGCCGACGCACTGGGTTCCGGCCCTGCTGAAGCTGCCGGACGCGGTGTTCTCCGTGCTCGCGAAGAAGATGCTCGCCATCGACCCCAAGGCGCGCTCGTCCATGTGGGACGACCTGCACGCGGGCCGCAAGACGGAGGTGGACTTCCTCAACGGCGAGGTCGTCCAGCTCGCCCGGACGCAGGGCCTGTCCGCGCCGGTGAACGCCCGCCTCGTGGCGCTCATCCGCGAGGCGGAGCGCGGCGACCGCCGGGCGTGGACCGGTGAAGCGCTGCTCGCCGACCTGACGGCCGCGCAGGCTTCGAAGGGGTAGGGCTCG
Protein-coding sequences here:
- a CDS encoding 2-dehydropantoate 2-reductase yields the protein MASSPEIGVFGAGSIGCYVGGRLAATGAAVRFVGRERVVEEVRAHGLHLTDWRGADLKVPAAEVRIGTEPEALATADLVLVTVKSAATEEAGRTLASWLKPGASVISFQNGLHNAEVLRGLLPGRTVLTGMVPFNVAAQGRGGFHAGSEGTLEVARHAALAPFLEDFARAGLPLKQHADILAVQWAKLLFNLNNALNALADLPLKQELSQRAWRRCLALAQAEALAVLDRAGVRPAKLTPLPTHWVPALLKLPDAVFSVLAKKMLAIDPKARSSMWDDLHAGRKTEVDFLNGEVVQLARTQGLSAPVNARLVALIREAERGDRRAWTGEALLADLTAAQASKG